One Panicum virgatum strain AP13 chromosome 9K, P.virgatum_v5, whole genome shotgun sequence genomic region harbors:
- the LOC120652365 gene encoding E3 ubiquitin-protein ligase SRFP1-like isoform X1: MEHDAEARRGFARMGFGCKHYRRRCRIRAPCCGDVFHCRHCHNESTVPSSSSPPLPLLLICFHSRATPDALTSLALFSVLLCIHVLLVLGPRHWIGSDWAAQKDGHELDRHAVQSVICLVCDTEQEVAQVCCNCGVCMGEYFCRTCKFFDDDVDKEHYHCKDCGICRVGGRENFFHCQKCGSCYSTTLREKHCCIENSMKNNCPICYEYLFDSLRETSVLRCGHTMHLQCFHEMLKHDKFSCPICSTSIFDMDKFLRALDAEMEASYCYMGKGWVVCYDCWDTTQVFSGVAGHKCCHCQSHNTCRVAPPVLP; the protein is encoded by the exons ATGGAGCACGACGCCGAGGCGCGCCGCGGGTTCGCCAGGATGGGCTTCGG gtGCAAGCACTACCGGAGGCGGTGCCGGATCCGCGCGCCCTGCTGCGGCGACGTCTTCCACTGCCGCCATTGCCACAACGAGTCCACGgtgccgtcctcctcctcccctcccctccctctcctgctcATCTGCTTCCATTCACGAGCGACGCCTGACGCGCTGACGTCCCTTGCTCTGTTTTCTGTTCTGCTTTGCATCCATGTGCTTCTTGTTCTCGGCCCGCGTCATTGGATTGGATCGGATTGGGCGGCGCAGAAAGACGGGCACGAGCTCGACCGGCACGCCGTCCAATCG GTCATCTGCCTTGTTTGCGACACCGAGCAGGAG GTTGCGCAGGTGTGCTGCAACTGCGGAGTTTGCATGGGCGAGTACTTCTGCAGGACGTGCAAGTTCTTCGACGACGAT GTTGACAAGGAGCACTACCATTGCAAAGACTGCGGCATCTGCAG AGTTGGAGGGAGGGAAAACTTCTTCCACTGCCAGAAGTGCG GATCCTGCTACTCGACGACCCTGCGGGAGAAGCACTGCTGCATCGAGAACTCGATGAAGAACAACTGCCCCATCTGCTACGAG TACCTGTTTGATTCGTTGCGGGAGACGTCCGTGCTCCGGTGTGGGCACACGATGCACCTGCAGTGCTTCCACGAGATGTTGAAGCACGACAA GTTTTCTTGTCCCATATGCTCGACGTCTATCTTCGACATGGACAAGTTCCTGAGGGCCTTGGATGCAGAG ATGGAAGCAAGTTACTGTTACATGGGAAAG GGATGGGTCGTGTGCTACGACTGCTGGGACACGACGCAGGTCTTCTCCGGCGTCGCGGGACACAAGTGCTGCCACTGCCAGTCGCACAACACCTGCAGGGTCGCTCCCCCCGTCCTCCCGTAG
- the LOC120652365 gene encoding E3 ubiquitin-protein ligase SRFP1-like isoform X2, with the protein MEHDAEARRGFARMGFGCKHYRRRCRIRAPCCGDVFHCRHCHNESTKDGHELDRHAVQSVICLVCDTEQEVAQVCCNCGVCMGEYFCRTCKFFDDDVDKEHYHCKDCGICRVGGRENFFHCQKCGSCYSTTLREKHCCIENSMKNNCPICYEYLFDSLRETSVLRCGHTMHLQCFHEMLKHDKFSCPICSTSIFDMDKFLRALDAEMEASYCYMGKGWVVCYDCWDTTQVFSGVAGHKCCHCQSHNTCRVAPPVLP; encoded by the exons ATGGAGCACGACGCCGAGGCGCGCCGCGGGTTCGCCAGGATGGGCTTCGG gtGCAAGCACTACCGGAGGCGGTGCCGGATCCGCGCGCCCTGCTGCGGCGACGTCTTCCACTGCCGCCATTGCCACAACGAGTCCACG AAAGACGGGCACGAGCTCGACCGGCACGCCGTCCAATCG GTCATCTGCCTTGTTTGCGACACCGAGCAGGAG GTTGCGCAGGTGTGCTGCAACTGCGGAGTTTGCATGGGCGAGTACTTCTGCAGGACGTGCAAGTTCTTCGACGACGAT GTTGACAAGGAGCACTACCATTGCAAAGACTGCGGCATCTGCAG AGTTGGAGGGAGGGAAAACTTCTTCCACTGCCAGAAGTGCG GATCCTGCTACTCGACGACCCTGCGGGAGAAGCACTGCTGCATCGAGAACTCGATGAAGAACAACTGCCCCATCTGCTACGAG TACCTGTTTGATTCGTTGCGGGAGACGTCCGTGCTCCGGTGTGGGCACACGATGCACCTGCAGTGCTTCCACGAGATGTTGAAGCACGACAA GTTTTCTTGTCCCATATGCTCGACGTCTATCTTCGACATGGACAAGTTCCTGAGGGCCTTGGATGCAGAG ATGGAAGCAAGTTACTGTTACATGGGAAAG GGATGGGTCGTGTGCTACGACTGCTGGGACACGACGCAGGTCTTCTCCGGCGTCGCGGGACACAAGTGCTGCCACTGCCAGTCGCACAACACCTGCAGGGTCGCTCCCCCCGTCCTCCCGTAG